aaaaaaagttgtgtATTATAGGCAGTATCTGTGAAGACGCTAAGAAATAGTTATCTGTGTATACGTATTGATAAGATAAATGGTGGATGTGTGGGAGGTTTGTGATAGGTTTGAGTTGATCAATTACTTTTTGCAGGTTCAAAAGTTGGAAAGCAAATTGTGTTGGATGGTCCTGTTAACTGTGGGGAGAGCATTACACCTGCAATGCTTGTTCACTGGGCTCGTGAAGAAGGTCGGCTTGTGTTTTATGTTCCCGGAGGACGAGAGTGGACACATGGTGGATTTTTCTATAAAGACCCAAATACTGGTCTTTGGGATACGCCTCTTCAGGCTGAAAATGCTCCCAAGATAAGAATTTTAAACATTTATTCCATCAAATGATGTGATTGAAGAAGTATGCATGGTCTGAACTGCTAATCTCACAAGTAGAGCAGTTGATATCCGCAACattagtttttgtttgaaaaaattaagataaacaggAATGCCCGTATTTCCTTCATTATGTTTGTAAGATATGGAATGGAGTTCCGAAAAATGGTGAATGATTATCCAAGGTTACTCATCTAGCATGTTTAGATTCAATCCCACCACGGCCTCCTGGTAAAAGAGAGAAGATAATCCACTATCATGATTCTCTTTTCTACAAATGATACTTCCGAATGTGTGGATGTGTCTGTTATCAACTTCTTAGTcgttttcttccttgtttttcCTGATATATATGCACATTGTTCTTACAGAGAGTTTGTATTTTCCATATTGGTTATTTCTCTGCAGGATTTTGTGAAATACAATGAATCTCACTTGAAGCAATTGTCATGCCATATATTCGATCCTGTTCCACTGGGAGACGGTGCTggaattggatttttaaaaagttgattCGTTGCCAGTGCCTGAAAACTCGACTTTGTATGACCTGGTTCAAATAGGAATCAAGCACACTCATGCAGCTGTTGGAGTAGTGGTTCGCTTGAGGAAACAGTTGCCATTTGTGAAGGATATTCCTGTTCTCTTTGCAATTGATCAAGTGAGGCAGATTCTATAATCATGTCATTAAGTGCCTTAATTGTGCTAATTTTATAGTCATTCCTGAGTTACTGATGTATCTTTCTTATTTGTTGCTATTACTTCTACTCCAGTATAGCAACTGGTTTACATTCAGCAAGTATGAGGAACCAGTTACTCTGCGTTCATGTCGACCAGTACATTGCTTGAGAACTTGCAGTGGTCAGTATCAAATGCCCATCTTTGTCAAGTCTGTGATTCAATGTTCTGTTTAGCTTTTTGTGGCAAATTTTACAGCTCACAATGCTCCAGCGACGTCTGAGATTTATGGCGTAAAATCATTCCACTGTTTTTAGATGAAATGagcatgtgtgtatatatattgcAGATATACCCTTGTAGAGACCTCGCATTATTAGT
This genomic stretch from Populus alba chromosome 19, ASM523922v2, whole genome shotgun sequence harbors:
- the LOC118034410 gene encoding uncharacterized protein, translated to MRSALLVRQSFLDLRDNFRRIVDPPLLSYDGKGSKVGKQIVLDGPVNCGESITPAMLVHWAREEGRLVFYVPGGREWTHGGFFYKDPNTGLWDTPLQDFVKYNESHLKQLSCHIFDPVPLGDGIKHTHAAVGVVVRLRKQLPFVKDIPVLFAIDQYSNWFTFSKYEEPVTLRSCRPVHCLRTCSAHNAPATSEIYGVKSFHFVKLRKDLPHVPLDARVNLPRYILDESDAVCHYRHRTSQMLPPRYFSNGFLTMVKMKGFLVLDIMFT